One segment of Deinococcus aerius DNA contains the following:
- a CDS encoding (2Fe-2S)-binding protein translates to MNVTVTVNGRPHTRDVEPRTLLVHFLREDLGLTGTHVGCDTSQCGACTVHLNGDAVKSCTLLAVQADGMEVTTIEGIGTAAELHPLQAGFWEKHGLQCGFCTPGMIMSAAELLRHDPDPSEETIRHHLEGNYCRCTGYHNIVLAVQHAAQAMRASRRVGAEQAADD, encoded by the coding sequence ATGAACGTCACCGTGACGGTCAACGGCCGCCCCCACACCCGCGACGTGGAGCCGCGCACCCTGCTCGTGCACTTCCTGCGCGAGGACCTGGGCCTGACCGGCACCCACGTGGGCTGCGACACCAGCCAGTGCGGGGCCTGCACCGTTCACCTGAACGGTGACGCGGTGAAAAGCTGCACCCTCCTCGCCGTTCAGGCCGACGGGATGGAGGTCACGACCATCGAGGGGATCGGCACCGCCGCCGAGCTGCACCCCCTCCAGGCGGGCTTCTGGGAGAAGCACGGCCTCCAGTGCGGCTTCTGCACCCCCGGCATGATCATGAGCGCCGCCGAACTGCTGAGGCACGACCCCGACCCCAGCGAGGAGACGATCCGCCACCACTTAGAGGGCAATTACTGCCGCTGCACCGGCTACCACAACATCGTCCTCGCCGTGCAGCATGCGGCCCAGGCGATGAGGGCGTCGCGGCGGGTGGGGGCGGAGCAGGCGGCGGACGACTGA
- a CDS encoding xanthine dehydrogenase family protein molybdopterin-binding subunit, whose protein sequence is MTERTEKYMGQALKRKEDPRFITGTGRYTDDFVLPGMLHAAMVRSPYSHARITGIDKSSVDGMPGVVAVLTGDDVKAAGIGSIPPGWLLPDLKIPAHHAIAQGEANHVGDIVAVVIAETRPQAEDAAAMLAVDYEALPAVSLGSAALEEGAPQVHDDVPGNVAFRWEIGDEAALNESFNRAHKTVKVKLRNHRLVPNAIEPRASLAQFTPASSEYLLYTTSQNPHIHRLILAAFVMGIPEHKLRVISPDVGGGFGSKIFQYQEEVIVMLASRMLGKPVKWAARRSESFVSDMQGRDHESEAELAVDENGRMLGLRVNTVANLGAYLTLFAPAVPTYLYGTLMNGVYKFPAIHVKVTGVMTNTVPVDAYRGAGRPEATYLIERTVDVMAHELGMDPAEFRRMNFIQPDEFPYQTPVALVYDSGDYEPALDMALDMMKYPELRAEQERRKGSNKILGVGVISYLEACGLAPSALVGQLGAQAGQWESSLVRVHPTGKVELYTGSHSHGQGHETAFPQIAADELQIPIEDIELIHGDTGRMPYGWGTYGSRSAAVGGSALKMALGKITAKARKIAAHLLEASEEDVEHADGVFRVKGAPTQSKTFFDVALMAHLAHNLPEGMEPGLEATAFYDPKNFVYPFGTHVAVVEIDTDTGKVSLKNYGCVDDCGPLINPLIAEGQVHGGIAQGAGQALWEDAAYDDEGNLLAGTFMEYAVPRADDLPAFHIDHTVTPSPHNPLGVKGIGEAGTIASTAAVANAVMDALWHEYGIAHLDMPYTPEKVWRAIQTARGAGMGQAADD, encoded by the coding sequence ATGACCGAGCGAACAGAGAAGTACATGGGCCAGGCCCTGAAGCGCAAGGAGGACCCGCGCTTCATCACCGGGACCGGGCGCTATACCGACGATTTCGTGCTGCCGGGGATGCTGCACGCCGCGATGGTCCGCAGCCCCTACTCGCACGCGCGCATCACGGGCATCGACAAGAGCAGCGTGGACGGGATGCCCGGCGTGGTCGCGGTACTCACCGGGGACGATGTGAAGGCCGCCGGGATCGGGAGCATTCCGCCCGGCTGGCTGCTGCCCGACCTGAAAATTCCCGCCCACCACGCCATCGCGCAGGGTGAGGCCAACCATGTGGGCGACATCGTGGCGGTCGTGATCGCCGAGACACGCCCGCAGGCGGAGGACGCGGCGGCGATGCTCGCGGTGGACTATGAGGCCCTGCCCGCCGTCTCCCTCGGCAGCGCGGCGCTGGAGGAGGGTGCCCCCCAGGTCCACGACGACGTTCCCGGCAACGTCGCCTTCCGCTGGGAGATCGGCGACGAGGCGGCGCTCAACGAGTCGTTCAACCGGGCGCACAAGACGGTGAAGGTCAAGTTGCGGAATCACCGCCTCGTCCCCAATGCCATCGAGCCGCGCGCCTCGCTCGCGCAGTTCACGCCCGCCAGCAGTGAGTACCTGCTGTACACGACCTCCCAGAACCCGCACATCCACCGGCTGATCCTGGCGGCCTTCGTGATGGGTATTCCCGAGCACAAGCTGCGGGTCATCAGCCCGGACGTGGGCGGCGGCTTCGGCTCCAAGATCTTCCAGTACCAGGAAGAAGTCATCGTGATGCTCGCCTCCCGGATGCTCGGGAAGCCGGTGAAGTGGGCCGCGCGGCGCTCCGAGTCCTTCGTCTCGGATATGCAGGGCCGCGACCACGAGTCGGAGGCCGAACTCGCCGTGGACGAGAACGGCAGGATGCTGGGTCTGCGGGTGAACACGGTCGCCAACCTGGGCGCGTACCTGACCCTCTTCGCGCCCGCCGTGCCGACCTACCTGTACGGCACGCTGATGAACGGGGTGTACAAGTTCCCGGCCATCCACGTGAAGGTCACGGGCGTGATGACGAACACGGTCCCGGTGGACGCCTACCGCGGCGCGGGCCGACCGGAGGCCACCTACCTCATCGAGCGCACCGTGGACGTGATGGCCCACGAACTCGGGATGGACCCCGCCGAGTTCCGCCGCATGAACTTCATCCAGCCCGACGAGTTCCCGTACCAGACGCCCGTGGCGCTGGTGTACGACAGCGGCGACTACGAGCCCGCGCTCGACATGGCGCTGGACATGATGAAGTACCCGGAGCTGCGGGCCGAGCAGGAGCGCCGCAAGGGCTCGAACAAGATTCTCGGCGTGGGCGTGATCTCGTACCTGGAGGCGTGCGGCCTGGCTCCCTCGGCCCTCGTCGGCCAGCTCGGGGCGCAGGCGGGGCAGTGGGAGAGCAGCCTCGTCCGCGTCCACCCCACCGGCAAGGTCGAGCTGTACACCGGCTCGCACAGCCACGGACAGGGCCACGAGACGGCCTTCCCGCAGATCGCCGCCGATGAACTCCAGATTCCCATCGAGGACATCGAACTCATCCACGGCGACACGGGCCGGATGCCCTACGGCTGGGGCACCTACGGTTCCCGCTCCGCCGCGGTGGGCGGCAGCGCCCTCAAGATGGCCCTCGGCAAGATCACGGCCAAGGCGCGCAAGATCGCCGCGCACCTCCTCGAAGCCTCCGAGGAGGACGTCGAGCACGCGGACGGCGTGTTCCGGGTGAAGGGTGCGCCCACCCAGAGCAAGACCTTCTTCGACGTGGCCTTGATGGCCCACCTCGCGCACAACCTGCCGGAGGGGATGGAGCCGGGGCTGGAGGCGACCGCCTTCTACGATCCCAAGAACTTCGTATACCCCTTCGGGACACATGTGGCGGTGGTCGAGATCGACACGGATACCGGCAAGGTCAGCCTGAAGAACTACGGCTGCGTGGACGACTGCGGGCCCCTCATCAACCCGCTGATCGCCGAGGGGCAGGTTCACGGCGGCATCGCGCAGGGTGCGGGCCAGGCGCTGTGGGAGGACGCGGCCTACGACGACGAGGGCAACCTGCTCGCCGGGACCTTCATGGAGTACGCCGTGCCCCGCGCCGACGACCTCCCCGCCTTCCACATCGACCACACGGTGACGCCGAGCCCGCACAACCCGCTGGGCGTCAAGGGCATCGGTGAGGCGGGAACCATCGCCAGCACCGCCGCCGTGGCGAACGCGGTGATGGACGCCCTGTGGCACGAGTACGGCATTGCGCACCTCGACATGCCCTATACCCCCGAGAAGGTCTGGCGGGCGATTCAGACGGCCAGGGGCGCGGGGATGGGGCAGGCGGCGGACGACTGA
- a CDS encoding FAD binding domain-containing protein: MYPANFDYQKAHSVDEALAAMAANPDLKVIAGGHSLLPAMRLRLAQPPALLDIFGLEELRGIRREGDVFVVGAMTTHAQVLRSELPLFPEVAHEVGDPMVRNRGTIGGSLAHADPSADYPAAALALGVEFVIRGPEGERTVPADEMFLGMFESAVRPGELLTHIRIPASVQASAYEKFKHPASHYAIVGVAVVRHMDGQIRAAYTGAGEKAGRLHLLEERLNGGQPVGTGLVESSGLLGDRFASPEYRAHLVDVLAARAAARV, translated from the coding sequence ATGTACCCAGCCAATTTCGACTACCAGAAAGCCCACAGCGTCGACGAGGCGCTCGCGGCGATGGCGGCCAACCCCGACTTGAAGGTGATCGCGGGGGGGCACTCGCTCCTCCCGGCTATGCGGCTTCGCCTCGCCCAGCCGCCCGCGCTCCTCGACATCTTCGGTCTGGAGGAACTCAGGGGCATCCGCCGCGAGGGGGACGTGTTCGTGGTGGGGGCGATGACCACCCACGCGCAGGTGCTGCGCTCGGAACTCCCCCTCTTCCCCGAGGTCGCGCACGAGGTCGGGGACCCGATGGTTCGCAACCGGGGCACCATCGGCGGCTCGCTCGCGCACGCGGACCCGAGTGCGGACTACCCGGCGGCGGCCCTGGCCCTGGGGGTCGAGTTCGTCATCCGCGGGCCGGAGGGCGAGCGCACCGTCCCCGCCGACGAGATGTTCCTCGGGATGTTCGAGAGCGCCGTGCGTCCGGGCGAACTCCTCACCCACATCCGCATTCCGGCGAGCGTGCAGGCGAGCGCCTACGAGAAGTTCAAGCATCCGGCGAGCCACTACGCGATTGTGGGCGTGGCGGTCGTGCGGCACATGGACGGCCAGATTCGGGCGGCGTACACGGGTGCGGGCGAGAAGGCGGGGCGCCTGCACCTCCTCGAAGAGCGCCTGAACGGTGGTCAACCGGTGGGCACCGGGTTGGTGGAGTCCTCGGGCCTCCTCGGTGACCGCTTCGCCAGCCCCGAGTACCGCGCCCACCTGGTAGACGTGCTGGCGGCGCGGGCGGCGGCGCGAGTCTAG
- a CDS encoding FKBP-type peptidyl-prolyl cis-trans isomerase has translation MNITQDKVVELDYVLKVDGEVVDQSEPGEPLTYLHGHSNIIPGLEKALEGKKAGDSLHVTVQPEDGYGERDEDNVETLDRSDFDDEVEVGATYYAQAEDGSVLPFTVMAVDGDQVEVDFNPPLAGMVLNFDVTVKNVRDATPEELEHGHAHTAGMHDHE, from the coding sequence ATGAACATCACCCAGGACAAGGTTGTTGAACTCGATTACGTGCTGAAGGTAGACGGCGAGGTTGTGGACCAGAGCGAGCCGGGCGAGCCGCTGACCTACCTGCACGGCCACAGCAACATCATCCCCGGGCTCGAAAAGGCCCTGGAGGGCAAGAAGGCCGGGGACAGCCTGCACGTCACCGTTCAGCCGGAAGACGGCTACGGCGAGCGCGACGAGGACAACGTCGAGACCCTCGACCGCTCCGACTTCGACGACGAGGTGGAGGTCGGCGCGACGTACTACGCCCAGGCGGAAGACGGCAGCGTTCTCCCCTTCACCGTGATGGCGGTGGACGGCGACCAGGTGGAGGTGGACTTCAACCCGCCGCTCGCCGGGATGGTCCTGAACTTCGACGTGACGGTAAAAAACGTCCGCGACGCCACCCCCGAGGAGCTGGAACACGGCCACGCGCACACGGCGGGGATGCACGACCACGAGTAA
- a CDS encoding molybdopterin molybdotransferase MoeA: MSAPTHPFPMHVGVQEAREMLAALLPTPGVETVPLSAARGRTLGADLRARVSHPSATESALDGIAAREGDTLGASPASPVRLRVVGESRAGVPFPGTVGPGECVRIYTGAPLPPGVDAICPVEQLTDEGSEAVLLARPASPTDVRPEGGDFRAGATILTAGTLLTPPRVALAAALGYAEIPVRRRLRVALLSTGDEVIEPGQPLRPGQVYDSNRYGLQAMLEECGCDVLALGHAPDSPEALGEAIAQAGGADVLLTSGGVSMGRYDFMRDLLTLRGRVAFWKVRMRPGGPALLGGWNGLPVFGLPGNPVSSLVVFHVIVRPALTGQPVGTLRLRAGTPFRGLPDKTAFWRGVLRGGEVWDYGKQGSGVLRSLSEANALVVVPEGGAVQVGEEVEVMLL; the protein is encoded by the coding sequence ATGAGTGCCCCAACCCACCCCTTTCCCATGCACGTCGGCGTCCAGGAGGCGCGCGAGATGTTGGCCGCGCTGCTGCCCACTCCCGGCGTCGAGACCGTCCCCCTCTCCGCAGCCCGTGGACGAACGCTCGGCGCCGATCTCCGGGCCAGGGTCAGCCACCCCAGCGCGACGGAGAGCGCCCTGGACGGCATCGCCGCCCGTGAGGGGGATACGTTGGGCGCCTCACCGGCCTCACCCGTCCGTCTGCGGGTGGTGGGGGAGAGCCGGGCGGGGGTGCCCTTTCCCGGCACGGTCGGCCCCGGCGAGTGCGTCCGCATCTACACGGGGGCACCTCTTCCGCCGGGTGTGGACGCCATTTGCCCCGTCGAGCAACTGACGGACGAGGGCTCCGAGGCCGTACTCCTGGCCCGTCCCGCCAGCCCCACCGACGTGCGGCCCGAGGGAGGGGATTTCCGGGCCGGAGCGACCATCCTGACGGCGGGCACCCTGCTCACACCGCCCCGGGTCGCCCTCGCCGCCGCGCTCGGATACGCCGAGATTCCCGTTCGCCGCCGACTGCGGGTCGCGCTCCTCTCGACCGGGGACGAGGTGATCGAGCCCGGCCAGCCCCTGCGCCCCGGCCAGGTGTACGACAGCAACCGCTACGGCCTGCAGGCGATGCTGGAGGAGTGCGGCTGCGACGTGCTGGCCCTGGGCCACGCGCCCGACAGCCCGGAGGCGCTTGGGGAGGCTATTGCGCAGGCGGGGGGCGCGGACGTGCTGCTCACCAGTGGGGGCGTCAGCATGGGGCGGTACGACTTCATGCGGGACCTGCTGACCCTGCGGGGGCGTGTGGCGTTCTGGAAGGTGAGGATGCGTCCCGGGGGTCCGGCGCTGCTGGGGGGGTGGAATGGTCTTCCCGTATTCGGCCTGCCGGGGAATCCGGTCAGCAGCCTAGTCGTCTTTCACGTCATCGTCCGCCCGGCGCTGACGGGGCAACCGGTGGGGACGCTGCGGTTGCGGGCGGGCACGCCGTTTCGGGGGCTGCCGGACAAGACGGCCTTCTGGCGGGGGGTGCTGCGGGGTGGGGAGGTCTGGGACTACGGGAAGCAGGGGAGTGGGGTGTTGCGGTCGCTGAGCGAGGCGAATGCGCTGGTGGTCGTGCCGGAGGGTGGGGCGGTGCAGGTTGGGGAGGAGGTGGAGGTGATGTTGCTCTGA
- a CDS encoding CoA-binding protein produces MTLLQSSADVLQVLTENRVIAVVGFHHDPMKPAHYVPEYLYRQGYTIIPVNPALAARGESFFGHKAVSTLAEITTPVDIVEIFRRSDRVRDHLADILSMSPLPRVVWMQQGIRDEATARALSERGIDVIQDRCMLADHRALM; encoded by the coding sequence ATGACCCTGTTGCAGAGTTCCGCCGACGTTCTCCAGGTCCTGACCGAGAACCGCGTGATCGCCGTGGTGGGGTTTCACCACGACCCGATGAAGCCCGCCCACTACGTCCCCGAGTACCTGTACCGCCAGGGCTACACGATCATCCCCGTCAACCCGGCCCTCGCGGCGCGCGGCGAGAGCTTTTTCGGCCACAAGGCCGTCTCCACCCTGGCCGAGATCACCACCCCCGTGGACATCGTGGAAATCTTCCGCCGCAGCGACCGGGTCCGCGACCACCTCGCCGACATCCTGTCCATGTCGCCCCTGCCCCGGGTGGTCTGGATGCAGCAGGGCATCCGCGACGAGGCCACGGCCCGGGCCCTCAGCGAGCGCGGCATCGACGTGATCCAGGACCGCTGCATGCTGGCGGATCACCGCGCGCTGATGTGA
- the hemL gene encoding glutamate-1-semialdehyde 2,1-aminomutase, with amino-acid sequence MTTETLPSSAQSAALFARARAVTPGGVNSPVRAFKSVGGSPRFIREAHGAYLTDVDGNRLVDYIGSWGPMILGHDHPAVRQAISEALAGGTSFGAPGEREVRLAEAVTRITGAERVRFVNSGTEATMSALRLARGFTGRKFIVKFRGNYHGHADGLLVEAGSGLLTNAEGTLGTSAPSSAGVPGEYAQLTLVSEYNDPAALDALMAERGHEVAAVIFEPVVGNAGVLIPTPEFLAALHRVRERGALLIADEVMTGFRLSLRGATGLLGLTPDLICWGKIIGGGLPVGAYGGRADVMDFVSPQGPVYQAGTLSGNPLAMAAGLATLEVLEGTPEVYTRLESYTSELAAGLKAAAREAGVPLSVNHIGSMLTAFHQEAPDGSIRTYADAARSDTAAFAAWFQSMLGQGIYWAPSQFESIFVSAAHTDTELNATLGAARTAYRSLGGTR; translated from the coding sequence ATGACGACGGAGACCCTTCCTTCCAGCGCGCAATCGGCGGCGCTGTTCGCCCGAGCCCGCGCGGTGACCCCGGGCGGCGTGAACAGCCCGGTGCGGGCCTTCAAGAGCGTGGGCGGCTCGCCGCGCTTCATCCGCGAGGCGCATGGCGCGTACCTGACCGACGTGGACGGGAACCGGCTGGTGGACTACATCGGCTCGTGGGGACCCATGATCCTGGGCCACGATCACCCGGCGGTGCGGCAGGCGATCTCGGAGGCGCTGGCGGGCGGCACGAGCTTCGGGGCCCCCGGCGAGCGCGAGGTGCGGCTGGCCGAGGCGGTGACCCGCATCACCGGGGCCGAGCGCGTGCGCTTCGTGAACAGCGGCACCGAGGCGACCATGAGCGCCCTGCGGCTGGCCCGGGGCTTTACCGGACGCAAGTTCATCGTCAAATTCCGGGGCAACTACCACGGCCACGCCGACGGCCTCCTCGTCGAGGCGGGCAGCGGCCTGCTCACGAACGCGGAGGGCACCCTCGGCACCTCGGCCCCCAGCAGCGCGGGAGTGCCCGGGGAATATGCCCAACTGACGCTGGTGAGCGAGTACAACGACCCGGCGGCGCTCGACGCCCTGATGGCCGAGCGGGGGCACGAGGTCGCGGCGGTGATCTTCGAGCCCGTGGTGGGCAACGCGGGCGTCCTGATCCCCACCCCCGAGTTCCTGGCCGCCCTGCACCGGGTCCGCGAGCGGGGCGCCCTCCTCATCGCCGACGAGGTGATGACGGGCTTCCGCCTCTCGCTGCGGGGCGCAACCGGGCTGCTGGGCCTCACGCCCGACCTGATCTGCTGGGGCAAGATCATCGGCGGGGGCCTGCCGGTGGGCGCCTACGGCGGGCGGGCCGACGTGATGGACTTCGTCTCCCCCCAGGGGCCGGTGTACCAGGCGGGCACCCTCAGCGGCAACCCGCTGGCGATGGCGGCGGGGCTCGCCACCCTGGAGGTGCTGGAGGGGACTCCGGAGGTCTACACGCGATTGGAAAGCTACACCTCCGAACTCGCGGCAGGGTTGAAGGCGGCGGCGCGGGAGGCGGGCGTGCCCCTCAGCGTCAACCATATCGGCTCGATGCTCACGGCCTTCCACCAGGAGGCGCCGGACGGCTCCATCCGCACCTACGCGGACGCGGCACGCAGCGACACCGCCGCCTTTGCCGCCTGGTTCCAATCCATGCTGGGGCAGGGCATCTACTGGGCGCCCAGCCAGTTCGAGAGCATCTTCGTGAGCGCGGCCCACACCGACACGGAACTGAACGCCACCCTGGGGGCGGCACGCACCGCCTACCGCTCGCTGGGAGGAACACGATGA
- a CDS encoding alpha/beta hydrolase, with the protein MSRTPTRRPAFPALTLLACGLALASCGGPTEPPVVVDPVTDTRVQDTRTFNAVVPNLTALGGAAIYQGQYAGIQGPASYAIEVPNNWNGTLVMYAHGYRGTGKDLTVDPPPFMDVTPPASVRQHLISQGYAWAASSYSANYYDVRAGLEDTNGLALKFAELTGKTAPREYLIMGASMGGHVAGAAVEKESLAAEQNKVNYAAALPLCGVMDEEYEFQWLGDYTTVAAQLAGLGAKTYPQTNYQQILPDILAALFTSTSGQLWQENEGQGAKLREIARNLTGGNRPVFELGFRLGVYQGAVFSTGGSDGTLNGILSKNIYGNKDRFYRWTTGETPTPAEVAFNAAILRVEADPNANPARPSGLRWLPRINGEFSVPVLTLHTLGDLYVPFAHQQRYRLAAQQSGNGDRLVQRAIRAPGHCQFTAAEVNEAFDDLVAWKKSGIKPAGDDVLTPATVADPNYGCRFTRGIRAGVAACPPAP; encoded by the coding sequence ATGTCCCGTACGCCGACCCGCCGCCCTGCCTTCCCTGCCCTGACCCTGCTGGCCTGCGGGCTCGCCCTCGCCAGTTGCGGGGGGCCGACGGAGCCGCCCGTCGTCGTGGATCCCGTCACGGATACCCGCGTGCAGGACACCCGCACCTTCAACGCCGTGGTGCCGAACCTCACCGCCCTGGGCGGCGCGGCGATCTATCAGGGGCAGTACGCGGGGATTCAGGGCCCGGCGAGCTACGCCATCGAGGTGCCGAACAACTGGAACGGCACCCTGGTCATGTACGCGCACGGTTACCGGGGCACGGGGAAGGATCTGACGGTGGACCCGCCCCCCTTCATGGACGTAACTCCGCCCGCCTCGGTCCGCCAGCACCTCATCAGCCAGGGGTACGCCTGGGCCGCGAGTTCCTACTCGGCGAACTACTACGACGTGCGGGCCGGGCTGGAGGACACGAACGGGCTCGCCCTGAAGTTTGCCGAGCTGACCGGTAAAACGGCCCCCAGGGAATACCTGATCATGGGCGCGTCGATGGGCGGGCATGTCGCCGGAGCCGCCGTGGAAAAGGAATCTCTCGCCGCCGAGCAGAACAAGGTCAACTACGCCGCCGCCCTGCCCCTGTGCGGGGTGATGGACGAGGAGTACGAGTTCCAGTGGTTGGGTGACTACACCACGGTCGCCGCGCAACTCGCCGGGCTGGGGGCCAAGACCTACCCCCAGACGAACTACCAGCAGATCCTGCCCGACATCCTGGCAGCGCTGTTCACCAGCACCTCCGGCCAGCTCTGGCAGGAGAACGAGGGGCAGGGCGCGAAACTGCGCGAGATCGCCCGCAACCTGACGGGCGGCAACCGTCCCGTCTTCGAGCTGGGCTTCCGCCTGGGGGTCTACCAGGGCGCGGTGTTCAGCACGGGCGGCTCGGACGGCACGCTGAACGGCATCCTGAGCAAGAACATCTACGGCAACAAGGACCGCTTCTACCGCTGGACGACCGGGGAGACACCCACGCCCGCCGAGGTCGCCTTCAACGCCGCCATCCTGCGGGTGGAGGCGGACCCGAATGCCAACCCGGCCCGGCCGAGTGGGCTGCGCTGGCTGCCGCGCATCAACGGGGAGTTCAGCGTACCCGTGCTGACCCTGCACACGCTGGGCGACCTCTACGTGCCCTTCGCCCACCAGCAGAGGTACCGCCTGGCGGCCCAGCAAAGCGGCAACGGGGACCGGCTGGTTCAGCGGGCGATCCGCGCCCCGGGCCACTGCCAGTTCACCGCCGCCGAGGTGAACGAGGCCTTCGACGATCTCGTGGCCTGGAAGAAGAGCGGGATCAAGCCCGCCGGGGACGACGTGCTGACGCCCGCCACCGTGGCCGACCCGAACTACGGTTGCCGCTTCACACGCGGCATTCGCGCGGGCGTCGCGGCCTGCCCGCCCGCCCCTTAA
- a CDS encoding transporter substrate-binding domain-containing protein: MSKSAFLLLSALTLAATSVAHADLADVKKRGELRVVMSGEYPPFSQPAPDGSLTGFDADVAREIGKRLGVKVRLIKAEFSSIIAGLQSGQFDLAVASQSKTPERERAVDFLSQPYYYDGFQLFVPANSAAKNLAGLNGQPVAVAQGTVFEKFLRDQKYPNVVTYSGEPDIYLALASGRAAGMITTRTVGSVAIKNGQKLKAAGPVLQQDNPYITLGKNQPQLKAAVEKALAQMRADGTLKQLSLKYLGSNITAPSR, encoded by the coding sequence ATGTCCAAATCCGCGTTCCTGCTCCTTTCCGCCCTGACCCTCGCCGCCACGTCGGTCGCGCACGCCGACCTGGCGGACGTGAAGAAGCGGGGTGAGCTGCGCGTCGTGATGAGCGGCGAGTACCCGCCCTTCTCGCAACCGGCCCCCGACGGCTCGCTGACCGGCTTCGACGCCGACGTGGCCCGCGAGATCGGCAAGCGGCTCGGCGTGAAGGTGCGGCTGATCAAGGCCGAGTTCTCCTCCATCATCGCGGGGCTCCAGTCGGGGCAGTTCGACCTCGCGGTGGCCTCGCAGAGCAAGACGCCCGAGCGCGAGCGGGCGGTGGACTTCCTGAGCCAGCCCTACTACTACGACGGTTTCCAGCTCTTCGTGCCCGCGAACTCGGCGGCGAAGAACCTGGCGGGGCTGAACGGCCAGCCTGTCGCCGTGGCGCAGGGCACCGTGTTCGAGAAGTTCCTGCGTGACCAGAAGTACCCCAACGTGGTGACCTACAGCGGCGAGCCGGATATCTACCTGGCGCTCGCGTCGGGCCGCGCGGCGGGCATGATCACGACCCGCACGGTGGGCAGCGTCGCCATCAAGAACGGGCAGAAGCTCAAGGCGGCAGGCCCGGTCCTCCAGCAGGACAACCCCTACATCACCCTGGGGAAGAACCAGCCGCAGCTCAAGGCCGCCGTGGAAAAGGCGCTCGCGCAGATGCGGGCGGACGGCACGCTGAAGCAGCTCAGCCTGAAGTACCTGGGCTCGAACATTACGGCTCCCTCCCGCTGA
- a CDS encoding amino acid ABC transporter permease — protein MLDVFTPDTLRALWRGAQLTLSLTLLSSVFGLALGLIAGLGRMSRLAPLRLLAGIYIETFRGTPLLVQLFFLFFALPQITGVSLPAFNTAVLGLSLFAGAYAAEVIRGSLNAVDRGQVDAARALGLSPLQTLRLVLIPQAARTAVPALGNQFIGLLKDSSLASVITVSELLLTTRGLVSITYQPVPLYLAVGLIYFLLSNAAARLFRLLERRLNRPYRVGAA, from the coding sequence ATGCTCGACGTTTTCACGCCGGACACGCTGCGGGCCCTGTGGCGCGGGGCGCAGCTCACGCTCTCGTTGACCCTGCTTTCCAGCGTCTTCGGGCTGGCCCTGGGGCTGATCGCCGGGCTGGGGCGGATGTCGCGCCTGGCCCCGCTGCGGCTACTGGCGGGTATTTACATCGAGACGTTCCGGGGCACGCCGCTGCTCGTGCAGCTCTTCTTCCTGTTCTTCGCGCTGCCGCAGATCACGGGGGTGTCCCTGCCCGCCTTCAACACGGCGGTCCTGGGCCTGAGCCTCTTCGCCGGGGCCTACGCCGCCGAAGTCATCCGGGGCAGCCTGAACGCGGTGGACCGGGGGCAGGTGGACGCGGCGCGGGCGCTGGGCCTCAGCCCCCTCCAGACGCTGCGGCTGGTGCTGATTCCGCAGGCGGCGCGAACGGCGGTCCCCGCCCTGGGCAACCAGTTCATCGGCCTGCTCAAGGATTCCAGCCTGGCGAGCGTCATCACGGTCTCCGAGCTGCTGCTCACCACGCGGGGGCTCGTGTCGATCACCTACCAGCCCGTGCCGCTGTACCTCGCGGTCGGGCTGATCTACTTTCTGCTGTCCAACGCGGCGGCGCGGCTGTTTCGCCTGCTGGAACGGCGGCTCAACCGGCCGTACCGGGTGGGCGCGGCCTGA
- a CDS encoding thiamine diphosphokinase: MTAWILVGGRLVMTGALQALPRPDLVVAADGGGRHAAALGVGVDAWVGDFDSSDGVRLDAPREVHPAAKDETDGELAVRVARERGATELIFLGAFGGRFDHTAALVLGGLRLAGEGLAVTLHSGDESGHPLLPGEDVVLDLPFGTTISVLAFSPLRGVAIAGVRWPLRDASVPLGSGWTVSNEAAGGRVTASVGRGRALVTVLHAP, translated from the coding sequence GTGACGGCCTGGATTCTGGTGGGCGGGCGGCTGGTGATGACGGGGGCGCTGCAGGCCCTCCCCCGCCCCGACCTCGTGGTGGCGGCGGACGGCGGGGGGCGGCACGCGGCGGCGCTCGGCGTGGGGGTGGATGCCTGGGTGGGCGACTTCGACTCCTCGGACGGGGTGAGGCTGGACGCCCCGCGCGAGGTCCACCCGGCGGCGAAGGACGAGACGGACGGGGAACTCGCCGTGCGGGTGGCGCGCGAACGGGGAGCGACCGAGCTGATCTTCCTGGGGGCCTTCGGCGGGCGCTTCGACCACACGGCGGCACTGGTGCTGGGTGGGCTGCGCCTCGCGGGGGAGGGCCTTGCGGTCACCCTGCACAGCGGCGACGAGAGCGGGCACCCGCTCCTGCCCGGGGAAGATGTCGTTCTCGATCTCCCGTTCGGAACGACCATCAGCGTCCTCGCCTTCAGCCCCCTGCGCGGGGTCGCCATCGCTGGCGTCCGCTGGCCCCTGCGGGACGCCTCTGTTCCCCTCGGCAGCGGCTGGACGGTCAGCAACGAGGCGGCGGGGGGGCGGGTGACGGCCTCGGTGGGGCGGGGCAGGGCGCTCGTGACCGTGCTGCACGCCCCATGA